The Apium graveolens cultivar Ventura chromosome 6, ASM990537v1, whole genome shotgun sequence genome contains a region encoding:
- the LOC141665885 gene encoding uncharacterized protein LOC141665885 produces MLKDVKVRNILHNSLDNIVSNRVIVCKTTKAIWDALETQFQGTMAIKKNKRVVFVQEYERFDAKPDETITNIYDRFLTLLNDLSLVGKEYNKEDSNTIFSRALPEEWDAQATIIRHKYDLDLLPLDKVYEMLKTYDFEIQ; encoded by the coding sequence ATGCTTAAGGATGTAAAAGTCAGGAATATTTTGCACAACAGTTTGGATAATATAGTGTCCAACAGGGTGATTGTCTGCAAGACTACCAAAGctatatgggatgctttggaaactcAGTTTCAAGGAACCATGgcaattaagaagaacaaaaGGGTTGTTTTTGTGCAAGAGTATGAACGATTTGATGCTAAACCTGATGAGACCATAACAaacatctatgacagatttctcacactgttgaatgatctgtcattggtTGGAAAAGAGTATAATAAGGAGGACTCAAACACCATATTTTCGAGAGCTCTTCCTGAAGAATGGGACGCACAGGCAACTATAATCAGGCATAAATATGATCTTGATTTATTGCCACTTGATAAAGTCTATGAGATGCTGAAAACCTATGATTTTGAGATTCAATAG